A portion of the Streptococcus urinalis 2285-97 genome contains these proteins:
- a CDS encoding DEAD/DEAH box helicase family protein: protein MTQEQLLEMLRARLPRDQILLESFLRYQAVHFDEDWDSLIQNFTTQRGVVTSPVQVARFETEVSAFVEASPFDGVTDLSTYTQTFGQAGLKKLPQLNNDEKALVIEVALFNLATRFQLLDQEGAYQSISVASLLDKGKAANLVNVYRVANNLSDRISRDIEQFLLTYEPELISTQETVEEREGAAEEKVVPEPPQDITFREEGGIVIASLEEDLSQLDLRTGQTEHLPAYEHLNLSQKFEILSHFDQVRNSRPKLPNLRRGEVHHEMEMTPIYADNELLTYLEADGTVYDLQRPLTPQEEVILTEMGQTILGENTEKLTRLGIDLADVDEQQGGILIDAAGRFHLKNADLALLRGYPKATVTQLALATELLQMGLTHDKAEFFLTSQLDLEEARPIAYAFLHEELTLEEARTFERDKLSQSDLSFREWREHLSQTKPETIVTQEKLPNPIVEEALKRYPIDSRVIYKGQEFQVMAIEDSGVNNLIRIELQNDFTDVIEQNPVLFLRTLEDITQALQVISIEEKEEVEEPSQELDLFSFMDMEEQNEPVSQVITSLSSNKREAKQEEALSEDELEMDSDITETVPATDFHFPEDLTDFYPKTTRDKVEMNVAAIRLVKALESEHRQPTPSEQELLAKYVGWGGLANEFFDEYNPKFSKEREALKTLVTDKEYSDMKQSSLTAYYTDPHLIRQMWEKLERDGFTGGKILDPSMGTGNFFAAMPKHLRENSELYGIELDTITGAIAKHLHPNSHIEVKGFETIAFNDNSFDLVLSNVPFANIRIADNRYDKPYMIHDYFVKKSLDLVHDGGQVAIISSTGTMDKRTENILQDIRETTDFLGGVRLPDSAFKAIAGTSVTTDMLFFQKHMDKGYVADDLAFSGSIRYDKDDRIWLNPYFDGEYNSQVLGTYEVRNFNGRTLSVKGTSDNLLAVVQTALKQVKVPRVVDNFDIFITPDVMKKQVVDTSIPPDIRESLDRYSFGYKDSTVYYRDNKGIRVGTKTEEISYYVDEEGTFKAWDTKHSQKQIDRFNDLEVTDSTALDVYVTEEATKRGRFKGYFKKTVFYEAPLSEKEVARIKGMVDIRNAYQEVIAIQRYYDYDKEEFAHLLGKLNQAYDSFVKRFGYVNSAVNHNLFDSDDKYSLLASLEDESLDPSGKTVIYTKSLAFEKALVRPEKEVTAVSSALDALNSSLADGRGVDLDYMMSIYQTDSKTTLIEELGDAIVPDPERYLNDREVVYVSRQDFLSGDVVTKLEVVDLLIKEDNSDFPWVYYQGLLEDVKPRRVTLADIDYRIGSRWIPLVVYGKFAQEIFMGQTFDPTDQEVSTVLEVSPIDGTMSYQSKFAFRYSTATDRSLGVPGSRYDSGRKIFENLLNSNQPTITKQVEDGDKKKHVTDVEKTTVLRAKETQLQELFQDFVASYLEVQQMIEETYNSLYNRTVSKVYDGSHLTIDGLAQNISLRPHQKNAIQRIVEEKRALLAHEVGSGKTLTMLGAGFKLKELGMVHKPLYVVPSSLTAQFGQEIMKFFPTKNVYVTTMKDFAKAKRKQFVSRIITGDYDAIVIGDSQFEKIPMSHEKQVTYIQDKLQQLRDIKQGSDSDYTVKEAERSIKGLEHQLEELQKLERDTFIEFENLGIDFLFVDEAHHFKNIRPITGLGNVAGITNTTSKKNVDMEMKVRQVQGEHDYRNVVFATGTPVSNSISELYTMMSYIQPDVLERYQVSNFDSWVGTFGNIENAMELAPTGDKYQPKKRFKKFVNLPELMRIYKETADIQTSDMLDLPVPEAKVIAVESELTEAQKYYLEELVDRSDAIKSGSVDPSVDNMLKITGEARKLAIDMRLIDPAYTLSDNQKILQVVDNVERIYREGEDDKATQMIFSDIGTPKNKEEGFDVYNELKDLLVDRGIPKEAIAFVHDANTDDKKNSLSRKINSGEVRILMTSTEKGGTGLNVQSRMKAVHHLDVPWRPSDIVRASVKAV from the coding sequence ATGACTCAAGAACAATTACTTGAAATGTTGCGGGCAAGATTGCCACGTGACCAGATTCTTTTGGAATCCTTTTTACGCTATCAAGCAGTCCATTTTGATGAGGATTGGGATAGCCTTATCCAAAATTTTACAACCCAAAGAGGAGTAGTCACCTCACCTGTTCAAGTGGCTCGCTTTGAAACCGAAGTTTCTGCTTTTGTAGAGGCAAGCCCCTTTGATGGAGTGACTGACCTAAGCACCTACACGCAGACCTTTGGTCAGGCTGGCTTAAAGAAGTTACCTCAGTTAAACAATGATGAGAAAGCCTTGGTGATTGAAGTAGCCCTCTTTAACCTAGCCACTCGCTTTCAGCTCTTAGACCAAGAAGGCGCCTATCAGTCCATTTCGGTAGCTTCTCTTTTGGATAAAGGAAAAGCTGCTAATTTGGTTAATGTCTACCGAGTGGCCAATAATTTGTCTGACCGTATTAGCCGTGATATTGAACAATTTCTTCTCACTTATGAACCTGAACTAATAAGCACCCAGGAAACGGTAGAGGAAAGAGAGGGTGCAGCTGAAGAAAAAGTAGTTCCAGAACCTCCTCAAGACATCACCTTTCGTGAAGAAGGGGGTATCGTCATTGCAAGTCTTGAGGAAGATTTATCACAACTAGATTTACGAACAGGGCAAACAGAACATTTACCAGCCTATGAACATCTAAACTTGTCCCAAAAATTTGAGATACTAAGTCACTTTGACCAAGTGAGAAATAGCCGTCCAAAGCTACCAAACCTGAGACGTGGGGAGGTTCACCATGAGATGGAAATGACGCCAATCTATGCGGACAATGAGCTATTAACCTATTTAGAAGCTGATGGGACCGTCTATGACTTACAACGTCCTTTAACACCTCAAGAAGAAGTGATCTTAACTGAAATGGGTCAAACCATTTTGGGTGAAAATACCGAAAAACTGACTCGTTTAGGAATAGACTTAGCTGACGTTGACGAGCAACAAGGTGGGATACTGATAGATGCTGCAGGGCGTTTTCATTTGAAGAATGCCGACCTCGCCTTATTAAGGGGCTATCCTAAAGCAACTGTCACTCAATTAGCCCTTGCAACAGAATTGCTTCAGATGGGACTTACCCATGACAAGGCTGAATTTTTCTTGACTAGTCAGCTAGATTTAGAAGAAGCAAGACCCATTGCCTACGCCTTCTTACATGAAGAACTCACTCTTGAGGAAGCGAGAACCTTTGAAAGGGACAAACTGTCCCAATCAGACCTATCCTTTAGAGAATGGCGAGAACACCTCTCACAAACAAAACCTGAAACCATTGTGACTCAAGAAAAACTACCAAATCCCATCGTAGAAGAAGCCCTTAAACGCTACCCGATTGATTCTAGAGTGATTTATAAGGGGCAAGAGTTTCAGGTAATGGCCATTGAGGACTCAGGCGTTAATAACCTGATTCGGATTGAATTACAAAATGATTTCACCGATGTGATTGAACAAAACCCCGTTCTTTTCTTACGGACCTTAGAGGACATCACTCAGGCTCTTCAAGTTATTTCTATCGAAGAAAAAGAGGAAGTGGAGGAACCTAGCCAAGAATTAGACCTGTTTTCCTTTATGGATATGGAAGAACAAAATGAGCCGGTTTCTCAAGTGATAACATCTCTATCATCAAATAAGAGAGAGGCTAAACAAGAAGAAGCATTGTCAGAAGATGAGTTGGAGATGGATTCGGATATCACTGAAACAGTTCCTGCCACTGATTTTCACTTCCCAGAAGATCTAACAGACTTTTACCCTAAGACAACAAGGGATAAGGTTGAAATGAATGTTGCTGCTATTCGTCTTGTAAAAGCTCTTGAATCTGAACACCGTCAACCCACACCTAGTGAACAAGAACTCCTTGCCAAATACGTAGGTTGGGGAGGCTTAGCTAACGAGTTCTTTGACGAGTATAACCCAAAGTTTTCTAAGGAACGTGAGGCATTAAAAACGCTAGTCACTGATAAAGAGTATTCGGACATGAAACAATCTTCTTTGACAGCTTATTACACAGACCCTCACTTGATTCGTCAGATGTGGGAGAAGTTAGAACGTGATGGCTTTACTGGTGGTAAAATACTAGACCCGTCTATGGGAACGGGGAATTTCTTTGCGGCAATGCCTAAACACCTGAGAGAAAACAGTGAGTTGTATGGTATAGAGTTAGACACGATTACAGGTGCTATTGCCAAACACCTTCATCCGAATAGCCACATTGAAGTAAAGGGCTTTGAGACTATTGCATTTAATGACAATAGCTTTGATTTGGTTCTCTCAAATGTGCCTTTTGCCAATATCAGGATTGCGGATAATCGCTATGACAAACCCTATATGATTCATGATTACTTTGTTAAAAAATCCCTTGATTTGGTGCATGATGGTGGGCAAGTAGCTATCATTTCCTCCACAGGAACCATGGACAAACGAACAGAAAATATTCTCCAGGACATTCGTGAGACGACTGATTTTCTTGGTGGTGTGCGTTTACCAGATAGCGCCTTTAAGGCCATTGCAGGAACGAGTGTCACAACAGATATGTTGTTCTTCCAGAAACATATGGATAAGGGATATGTGGCAGATGATTTAGCTTTTTCAGGTTCTATTCGCTATGACAAGGATGATCGTATTTGGCTGAATCCTTACTTTGATGGGGAATACAACAGTCAGGTTCTTGGGACCTATGAGGTTAGAAACTTTAACGGTAGGACACTGTCTGTTAAAGGAACTTCTGATAATTTGCTAGCAGTTGTTCAGACTGCTCTTAAACAGGTTAAAGTCCCTAGAGTGGTGGATAACTTTGACATCTTCATCACTCCTGATGTGATGAAAAAACAGGTCGTTGATACCTCGATTCCACCTGACATCAGAGAAAGCTTAGATCGTTATAGTTTTGGTTATAAGGATTCGACGGTTTACTACCGAGATAATAAGGGAATCCGTGTTGGGACTAAGACCGAGGAGATTAGCTACTATGTGGACGAGGAGGGGACCTTTAAGGCTTGGGATACCAAGCATTCGCAAAAACAGATTGACCGCTTTAATGACCTCGAAGTCACCGATAGCACTGCTCTTGATGTGTATGTGACAGAAGAAGCCACCAAACGTGGGCGATTTAAGGGCTACTTCAAAAAGACGGTTTTCTATGAAGCTCCCTTGTCAGAGAAAGAAGTAGCACGGATTAAAGGGATGGTTGATATTCGAAATGCTTACCAAGAGGTCATCGCCATTCAACGTTACTATGATTATGACAAGGAAGAGTTTGCACACTTACTTGGAAAACTCAATCAAGCCTATGATAGTTTTGTGAAACGCTTTGGTTATGTCAATAGTGCTGTGAATCATAACCTTTTTGACAGTGATGATAAGTATTCCCTTCTTGCGAGTTTAGAAGATGAAAGCCTTGACCCGAGTGGGAAGACAGTTATTTATACCAAGTCTCTGGCTTTTGAGAAAGCCCTAGTTCGTCCTGAAAAGGAAGTAACGGCAGTTTCTTCTGCCCTTGACGCTCTCAATTCTAGTCTAGCAGATGGTCGTGGGGTAGATTTGGATTACATGATGTCTATTTATCAAACAGACTCTAAAACGACTTTGATTGAGGAATTAGGAGACGCTATTGTTCCAGACCCAGAACGCTATCTAAACGATAGGGAAGTGGTCTATGTATCTCGGCAGGATTTCTTATCAGGGGATGTGGTGACTAAGTTAGAGGTTGTGGACTTACTCATTAAAGAAGACAACTCTGATTTTCCTTGGGTCTATTATCAAGGTCTCTTAGAAGATGTGAAACCACGACGTGTGACCTTAGCTGATATTGATTATCGGATTGGCTCACGCTGGATTCCTCTAGTCGTTTATGGGAAATTTGCCCAAGAAATCTTTATGGGACAAACATTTGACCCGACTGATCAAGAAGTATCAACTGTTCTTGAAGTCAGTCCGATTGATGGGACGATGTCCTACCAATCCAAGTTTGCCTTTAGGTATTCTACCGCAACGGATAGAAGTTTAGGTGTGCCTGGTTCACGCTATGATAGTGGCCGAAAAATCTTTGAAAACCTGCTTAATTCCAATCAACCAACCATCACCAAACAAGTGGAAGACGGGGATAAGAAAAAGCATGTGACAGACGTGGAGAAGACAACGGTTCTTCGTGCTAAGGAAACACAACTTCAAGAACTCTTCCAAGATTTTGTGGCTAGTTACCTAGAGGTGCAACAGATGATTGAAGAGACCTATAATAGCCTTTATAATCGTACAGTCTCAAAAGTTTATGATGGCAGCCATTTAACCATTGATGGGCTTGCCCAGAATATTTCCTTACGCCCTCACCAAAAGAATGCTATTCAACGGATTGTGGAAGAAAAACGAGCGCTTTTAGCTCATGAAGTGGGTTCAGGTAAGACCTTAACCATGCTTGGGGCAGGATTCAAACTGAAAGAATTGGGTATGGTGCATAAGCCTCTTTATGTGGTGCCATCAAGTCTGACCGCTCAGTTTGGCCAAGAAATCATGAAGTTCTTCCCAACGAAGAATGTTTATGTGACGACCATGAAAGATTTTGCGAAAGCTAAACGCAAGCAATTTGTGTCACGGATCATCACAGGGGACTACGATGCTATTGTCATTGGGGATTCCCAGTTTGAAAAAATCCCTATGAGCCATGAAAAGCAGGTGACTTATATCCAAGATAAGCTACAACAACTCCGTGACATCAAGCAAGGCAGTGATAGTGATTATACGGTCAAAGAAGCAGAGCGTTCCATCAAAGGTTTGGAACACCAATTAGAAGAACTCCAAAAACTGGAACGTGATACCTTTATTGAATTTGAAAATCTAGGCATTGACTTTCTCTTTGTGGACGAGGCTCACCATTTTAAGAATATCAGACCCATTACAGGCCTTGGGAATGTGGCTGGAATTACCAACACGACTTCTAAAAAGAACGTGGATATGGAAATGAAGGTCAGACAGGTTCAAGGAGAACATGATTATCGTAACGTGGTTTTTGCGACAGGAACTCCAGTCTCTAACTCTATTAGTGAACTCTATACCATGATGAGCTATATTCAACCAGATGTCTTAGAACGGTATCAAGTCTCAAACTTTGACTCATGGGTTGGAACTTTTGGGAATATCGAAAACGCTATGGAACTAGCACCGACAGGTGATAAATACCAACCTAAGAAACGCTTTAAGAAGTTTGTGAACCTGCCTGAACTCATGCGGATTTATAAGGAAACAGCTGATATTCAGACCTCAGATATGCTTGATTTACCTGTACCTGAAGCTAAAGTTATTGCGGTGGAGAGCGAATTGACAGAAGCTCAGAAATACTACCTTGAAGAGTTGGTTGACCGTTCAGACGCTATCAAGTCAGGCAGCGTTGACCCTAGTGTCGATAACATGTTAAAGATAACTGGGGAAGCTAGAAAACTAGCTATTGATATGCGCCTCATTGACCCAGCCTATACCTTATCGGACAATCAGAAGATTCTTCAAGTAGTGGACAATGTGGAACGCATTTACCGTGAGGGAGAAGATGATAAAGCTACCCAGATGATTTTCTCAGATATTGGAACGCCTAAGAATAAGGAAGAGGGCTTTGACGTTTACAATGAATTGAAAGACCTCTTAGTGGATAGAGGGATTCCCAAAGAAGCAATTGCCTTTGTCCATGACGCTAATACGGATGACAAGAAAAACTCTCTGTCACGCAAGATCAATAGTGGGGAAGTCAGGATTCTCATGACTTCTACGGAAAAAGGTGGAACAGGATTAAACGTGCAGTCTCGTATGAAAGCAGTCCACCATTTAGACGTTCCCTGGCGTCCCTCTGATATTGTTCGTGCGTCCGTAAAGGCGGTATAG
- a CDS encoding thrombospondin type 3 repeat-containing protein — MEPKNIYTMDSDQDGLTDAQELALGTNPFSSDTDSDGLTDLEEVQQGLNPIQQRKERSYGLEL, encoded by the coding sequence ATGGAACCCAAAAACATTTACACAATGGATTCAGACCAAGATGGCTTAACGGATGCTCAAGAGTTAGCTCTAGGGACTAATCCTTTTAGCAGTGATACGGATAGTGACGGACTGACAGATCTTGAAGAAGTCCAACAAGGCTTGAATCCAATTCAACAGCGTAAGGAGAGAAGCTATGGCTTGGAATTATGA